One part of the Solanum dulcamara chromosome 8, daSolDulc1.2, whole genome shotgun sequence genome encodes these proteins:
- the LOC129901750 gene encoding probable protein phosphatase 2C 47, whose translation MGAGAGAEVMVPVQQTISVLDVPCCSDVVSNSPDTTILQFVPSIRSGSFADIGLRRFMEDEHIRIDDLSAHQGSLVRFPKPCAFYGVFDGHGGPEAAAYVRKHVLRFLFEETNFPQTSEVDDTFLKEVKNCVREGFLLADLALADECSVSSSSGTTALTALIVGRLLMVANVGDCRAVLCHKGEAVNMSQDHRPNYASERRRVEELGGFIDDGYLNGVLSVTRALGDWDMKLPGGSASPLIAEPEFRQIILTEDDEFLIIGCDGIWDVMSSQQAVNLVRRGLRRHDDPEQCAKDLVMEALRLNTFDNLTVVIVCFTSLDHPEPSQSRQRRLRCCSFSAEALCSLQSWLDNSGSR comes from the exons ATGGGAGCGGGAGCTGGAGCTGAAGTTATGGTACCAGTACAACAGACCATCTCTGTCTTGGATGTCCCCTGCTGTTCTGATGTG GTTTCTAATTCTCCAGATACTACAATTTTGCAATTTGTTCCTAGCATTCGCTCAGGTAGCTTTGCAGATATTGGCCTACGGAGGTTCATGGAAGATGAGCATATAAGGATAGATGATCTTTCTGCACATCAAGGCTCCCTCGTCAGGTTCCCTAAGCCTTGTGCCTTCTATGGG GTGTTTGATGGTCACGGAGGACCTGAGGCAGCAGCTTATGTGAGGAAGCATGTACTCCGATTCCTTTTTGAGGAAACCAATTTCCCTCAGACATCAGAAGTTGATGACACATTTTTAAAAGAGGTGAAAAACTGTGTAAGAGAAGGGTTTCTTCTCGCTGACCTTGCTTTGGCTGATGAGTGTAGTGTGAGTAGTTCTTCTGGAACTACTGCATTGACAGCGCTGATAGTGGGAAG GCTTTTAATGGTGGCGAATGTGGGAGACTGTCGTGCAGTCCTTTGCCACAAGGGAGAGGCAGTTAATATGTCTCAAGACCATAGACCGAATTATGCATCGGAGAGAAGGCGTGTTGAAGAGTTGGGTGGATTTATTGACGATGGCTATCTCAATGGTGTCCTATCAGTGACTAGGGCCTTAGGGGACTGGGACATGAAGCTGCCTGGTGGCTCTGCCTCTCCTCTGATTGCGGAGCCTGAATTCCGACAGATCATCTTGACCGAGGATGATGAATTCCTTATAATTGGTTGTGACGGGATTTGGGATGTTATGTCAAGTCAACAAGCCGTTAATCTTGTACGTCGTGGTCTGAGACGGCATGATGATCCTGAACAGTGTGCCAAGGACCTTGTCATGGAGGCCCTGCGTCTCAATACCTTTGACAATCTTACTGTGGTAATCGTTTGCTTTACTTCCCTTGATCATCCAGAACCATCACAGTCACGACAAAGGCGTTTAAGATGCTGCAGCTTCTCAGCAGAAGCCTTGTGCAGCTTACAGAGTTGGTTGGATAACAGTGGAAGCCGTTGA